One Cucurbita pepo subsp. pepo cultivar mu-cu-16 chromosome LG07, ASM280686v2, whole genome shotgun sequence genomic region harbors:
- the LOC111798540 gene encoding protein EARLY FLOWERING 3-like isoform X1 produces the protein MFFPSLSLFFNDSYPSAVVSINFRLKFELNWIGFEFLMKRGRDDEKRMEPMFPRLHINDTDKGCPRAPPRNKMALYEQFTVPLKRSSPGVLPLPTNISRKPLIAPSSSQGRGTDGNLRLPLNSSSPTPPNQVGNSHAHPSSEVNVNPPSVQLERRQQTAEVEDEDDFTVPVYNQSEMGKNRVQNSDHKEQLSFPGSKHSDCSTVLQSSSVAQSSREVTTRKTVNDKRRDRSAKSTTNLLDREGTDGLQKETNVSEDQEFQDKSNISVDKLQDSDVQLQRHSSSSIQLDESGLVEDVIEPTRFRVVDSVPCTRVDSHSLEKNENLNMPVDNVKNRVDRTNSSVHVGNADKSDIVSENSMVDSISGSDICPDDVVGLIGQKRFWKARRAIINQQRVFDVQVFELHRLIKVQRLIAGSPHLLFEDGIFLDNSPPSRLPTKKLSSDYAIKSHVELKHNDDPKKPKHNVECSAENAVGKTSLSPAPVAPVGCQPSTNGPYKVNRQPTSVSSDNKLSSWYQPSAAHQWLVPVLSPSEGLVYKPYPAPGFMYGGCAPYGPMTPIMNPSYGFPASAHHGIGVLPSTPMVGGTYFHPYGMPVMNPGMSGLPLDQVNWYTGDQNQLSGGVAAYYMQHQTSYDVSTQRDRDENQETVSLTAKSQAPKSNELQASTASSPAGKLQGNKANRTAESHDVLPLFPIAQPLTEEGPQPSDSDQMKRVIRVVPHNRRSANESAARIFQSIQNERKQYDSI, from the exons ATGTtcttcccctctctctctttgtttttcaACGATTCATATCCTTCTGCCGTTGTATCCATCAATTTCCGTCTGAAGTTCGAGCTTAATTGGATCGGATTTGAATTCCTG ATGAAGAGAGGAAGGGATGATGAGAAGAGAATGGAACCTATGTTCCCTAGGCTCCATATTAATGATACCGATAAAGGATGTCCAAGAGCGCCTCCAAGGAATAAGATGGCCCTGTATGAACAGTTCACTGTACCATTAAAACGTTCCAGTCCCGGGGTTTTGCCTCTCCCCACAAACATCTCCAGAAAGCCACTCATCGCACCATCCTCAAGCCAG ggTAGAGGCACTGATGGAAATCTGCGCCTGCCATTAAACTCGTCTTCCCCGACTCCTCCTAATCAGGTTGGAAATTCACATGCTCACCCATCTAGTGAAGTAAATGTGAATCCTCCATCGGTACAGCTTGAGCGGAGGCAGCAGACAGCAGAAGTAGAAGATGAAGACGATTTTACGGTTCCAGTATACAACCAATCAGAGATGGGTAAAAATAGAGTTCAAAATAGTGACCATAAGGAACAATTGTCTTTTCCTGGATCAAAACATTCTGATTGTTCTACAGTTTTGCAATCATCCTCTGTTGCCCAATCAAGTCGAGAAGTAACAACTAGGAAGACAGTGAATGACAAACGTAGGGACCGTTCTGCGAAGTCCACGACAAATTTATTGGATAGAGAGGGTACTGATGGACTTCAGAAGGAAACTAATGTATCTGAAGATCAAGAATTTCAAGATAAATCGAACATTAGTGTTGACAAATTGCAAGATAGTGATGTTCAATTACAGAGACATTCTAGTTCCAGCATTCAATTGGATGAGAGCGGACTTGTTGAGGACGTTATTGAGCCTACAAGATTTCGAGTGGTAGACAGTGTTCCCTGCACAAGAGTGGACTCCCATTCCTTGGAAAAGAATGAGAACTTGAACATGCCTGTTGACAACGTCAAGAATCGTGTAGATAGGACTAATAGTTCCGTGCACGTGGGGAATGCAGACAAAAGTGACATTGTCTCTGAGAATTCAATGGTCGACTCAATTTCTGGCTCGGATATCTGTCCAGATGATGTTGTAGGGCTAATAGGTCAAAAACGCTTCTGGAAAGCCAGAAGAGCAATTATTAA TCAACAAAGAGTGTTTGATGTTCAAGTGTTCGAATTGCATAGACTTATCAAG GTCCAACGCTTAATTGCTGGATCACCTCatcttttatttgaagatgGGATTTTTCTGGACAATTCTCCTCCAAGTCGTCTTCCTACGAAGAAACTTAGCTCAGATTACGCCATCAAATCACACGTCGAGCTTAAGCACAACGATGACCCGAAGAAGCCAAAACACAATGTGGAATGTTCAGCAGAGAACGCTGTTGGGAAgacttctctttctcctgcACCGGTTGCACCGGTCGGTTGTCAGCCTTCAACGAACGGGCCTTACAAAGTAAATCGACAGCCAACGTCTGTTTCCTCTGATAATAAATTAAGCAGTTGGTACCAGCCATCTGCAGCACATCAGTGGCTGGTCCCGGTATTGTCTCCTTCTGAAGGACTCGTATATAAGCCTTACCCTGCGCCCGGATTCATGTATGGAGGATGTGCACCTTATGGTCCAATGACGCCAATCATGAATCCGTCCTACGGATTTCCAGCTTCTGCTCATCATGGAATCGGGGTGCTTCCTAGTACTCCCATGGTTGGTGGTACTTACTTCCACCCTTATGGCATGCCGGTGATGAATCCTGGTATGTCGGGTTTGCCCCTCGATCAAGTTAACTGGTACACGGGAGATCAGAATCAGTTATCGGGAGGTGTGGCTGCTTACTATATGCAGCATCAAACATCATATGATGTTTCAACACAGAGAGACAGAGatgaaaatcaagaaactGTTTCACTAACTGCAAAGTCTCAAGCACCAAAAAGCAATGAGCTACAAGCAAGTACTGCAAGTAGTCCTGCTGGAAAACTGCAAGGAAACAAAGCGAATCGAACCGCTGAAAGCCACGACGTGCTTCCACTTTTCCCTATAGCTCAGCCACTTACAGAGGAAGGTCCTCAACCTTCAGACTCCGACCAAATGAAACGGGTGATTCGAGTCGTGCCACACAATCGGAGATCGGCGAACGAATCAGCTGCTCGTATTTTCCAATCGATTCAAAATGAGAGAAAACAGTATGACTCAATTTAG
- the LOC111799013 gene encoding piRNA biogenesis protein EXD1-like isoform X3, producing the protein MANTPPPHQTYIPLPSDSGENQTDPEANATLVPIHIVTHASQLPKEFVDPSPRKHLVVGFDCEGVDLCRHGNLCIMQIAFPDAVYLVDAVQGGEELVKVCKPALESEYVTKVIHDCKRDSEALYFQFGIKLNNVIDTQIAYSLIEEQEGRTKLPDNYISFVSLLADSRYCGVSYQEKEEVRLLLRQDPLFWTYRPLSELMVRAAADDVRFLLYIYHKMMEKLNQQSLWYLAVRGALYCRCFCISDNDYTDWPPLPSVPDNLVVEGNAPEEEIL; encoded by the exons ATGGCGAACACTCCTCCTCCTCACCAGACGTATATTCCTCTGCCTTCCGACTCAG GCGAAAATCAGACTGATCCGGAAGCCAATGCAACCTTGGTTCCTATTCATATTGTTACTCATGCATCTCAACTCCCTAAAGAATTTGTTGACCCATCGCCTAGAAAGCATCTAGTAGTTGGCTTTGATTGTGAAGGTGTTGACCTATGTCGCCATGGAAACCTCTGTATAATGCAG ATTGCATTTCCCGATGCTGTGTATCTGGTTGATGCTGTTCAGGGAGGAGAGGAACTTGTGAAAGTCTGTAAGCCTGCTCTTGAGTCCGAATATGTCACAAAAGTTATACATGATTGTAAACGGGACAGCGAG GCATTGTACTTTCAGTTTGGAATCAAGTTGAATAACGTTATTGATACTCAG ATTGCATATTCACTTATAGAGGAGCAAGAGGGACGGACCAAGTTACCTGATAACTATATCTCCTTTGTTAGTCTTCTTGCAGATTCACGTTATTGtg GTGTATCATAtcaggagaaggaagaggttCGCCTCCTACTTAGGCAG GACCCTCTGTTTTGGACATATAGACCATTGTCTGAATTGATGGTCCGTGCAGCTGCTGATGATGTACGCTTTCTTCTTTACATCTACCACAAGATGATGGAGAAATTGAATCAACAATCCCTGTGGTACCTTGCAGTGCGTGGTGCTTTGTACTGTCGGTGTTTTTGCATCAGTGATAATGATTATACTGACTGGCCTCCTCTCCCTTCTGTTCCAG ATAACCTTGTAGTAGAGGGCAATGCTCCTGAAGAAGAAATTCTCTAA
- the LOC111799013 gene encoding piRNA biogenesis protein EXD1-like isoform X2, protein MANTPPPHQTYIPLPSDSGENQTDPEANATLVPIHIVTHASQLPKEFVDPSPRKHLVVGFDCEGVDLCRHGNLCIMQIAFPDAVYLVDAVQGGEELVKVCKPALESEYVTKVIHDCKRDSEALYFQFGIKLNNVIDTQIAYSLIEEQEGRTKLPDNYISFVSLLADSRYCGVSYQEKEEVRLLLRQDPLFWTYRPLSELMVRAAADDVRFLLYIYHKMMEKLNQQSLWYLAVRGALYCRCFCISDNDYTDWPPLPSVPDNLVGEGNAPEEEILSVLDVPPGMMGRVIGRRGSSILSIKESCNAEILIGGAKGPPDKVFIIGSVRQVRKAEAMLRGRMLEI, encoded by the exons ATGGCGAACACTCCTCCTCCTCACCAGACGTATATTCCTCTGCCTTCCGACTCAG GCGAAAATCAGACTGATCCGGAAGCCAATGCAACCTTGGTTCCTATTCATATTGTTACTCATGCATCTCAACTCCCTAAAGAATTTGTTGACCCATCGCCTAGAAAGCATCTAGTAGTTGGCTTTGATTGTGAAGGTGTTGACCTATGTCGCCATGGAAACCTCTGTATAATGCAG ATTGCATTTCCCGATGCTGTGTATCTGGTTGATGCTGTTCAGGGAGGAGAGGAACTTGTGAAAGTCTGTAAGCCTGCTCTTGAGTCCGAATATGTCACAAAAGTTATACATGATTGTAAACGGGACAGCGAG GCATTGTACTTTCAGTTTGGAATCAAGTTGAATAACGTTATTGATACTCAG ATTGCATATTCACTTATAGAGGAGCAAGAGGGACGGACCAAGTTACCTGATAACTATATCTCCTTTGTTAGTCTTCTTGCAGATTCACGTTATTGtg GTGTATCATAtcaggagaaggaagaggttCGCCTCCTACTTAGGCAG GACCCTCTGTTTTGGACATATAGACCATTGTCTGAATTGATGGTCCGTGCAGCTGCTGATGATGTACGCTTTCTTCTTTACATCTACCACAAGATGATGGAGAAATTGAATCAACAATCCCTGTGGTACCTTGCAGTGCGTGGTGCTTTGTACTGTCGGTGTTTTTGCATCAGTGATAATGATTATACTGACTGGCCTCCTCTCCCTTCTGTTCCAG ATAACCTTGTAGGAGAGGGCAATGCTCCTGAAGAAGAAATTCTTTCGGTCTTAGATGTTCCCCCTGGAATGATGGGACGCGTAATTGGTAGGAGAGGATCCTCAATTTTGTCAATAAAGGAATCCTGCAA TGCGGAAATTCTCATTGGCGGCGCTAAGGGCCCACCGGACAAG GTATTCATCATCGGATCGGTGAGGCAGGTGAGGAAGGCAGAAGCGATGCTAAGAGGAAGGATGCTTGAAATATGA
- the LOC111798540 gene encoding protein EARLY FLOWERING 3-like isoform X2: MKRGRDDEKRMEPMFPRLHINDTDKGCPRAPPRNKMALYEQFTVPLKRSSPGVLPLPTNISRKPLIAPSSSQGRGTDGNLRLPLNSSSPTPPNQVGNSHAHPSSEVNVNPPSVQLERRQQTAEVEDEDDFTVPVYNQSEMGKNRVQNSDHKEQLSFPGSKHSDCSTVLQSSSVAQSSREVTTRKTVNDKRRDRSAKSTTNLLDREGTDGLQKETNVSEDQEFQDKSNISVDKLQDSDVQLQRHSSSSIQLDESGLVEDVIEPTRFRVVDSVPCTRVDSHSLEKNENLNMPVDNVKNRVDRTNSSVHVGNADKSDIVSENSMVDSISGSDICPDDVVGLIGQKRFWKARRAIINQQRVFDVQVFELHRLIKVQRLIAGSPHLLFEDGIFLDNSPPSRLPTKKLSSDYAIKSHVELKHNDDPKKPKHNVECSAENAVGKTSLSPAPVAPVGCQPSTNGPYKVNRQPTSVSSDNKLSSWYQPSAAHQWLVPVLSPSEGLVYKPYPAPGFMYGGCAPYGPMTPIMNPSYGFPASAHHGIGVLPSTPMVGGTYFHPYGMPVMNPGMSGLPLDQVNWYTGDQNQLSGGVAAYYMQHQTSYDVSTQRDRDENQETVSLTAKSQAPKSNELQASTASSPAGKLQGNKANRTAESHDVLPLFPIAQPLTEEGPQPSDSDQMKRVIRVVPHNRRSANESAARIFQSIQNERKQYDSI; this comes from the exons ATGAAGAGAGGAAGGGATGATGAGAAGAGAATGGAACCTATGTTCCCTAGGCTCCATATTAATGATACCGATAAAGGATGTCCAAGAGCGCCTCCAAGGAATAAGATGGCCCTGTATGAACAGTTCACTGTACCATTAAAACGTTCCAGTCCCGGGGTTTTGCCTCTCCCCACAAACATCTCCAGAAAGCCACTCATCGCACCATCCTCAAGCCAG ggTAGAGGCACTGATGGAAATCTGCGCCTGCCATTAAACTCGTCTTCCCCGACTCCTCCTAATCAGGTTGGAAATTCACATGCTCACCCATCTAGTGAAGTAAATGTGAATCCTCCATCGGTACAGCTTGAGCGGAGGCAGCAGACAGCAGAAGTAGAAGATGAAGACGATTTTACGGTTCCAGTATACAACCAATCAGAGATGGGTAAAAATAGAGTTCAAAATAGTGACCATAAGGAACAATTGTCTTTTCCTGGATCAAAACATTCTGATTGTTCTACAGTTTTGCAATCATCCTCTGTTGCCCAATCAAGTCGAGAAGTAACAACTAGGAAGACAGTGAATGACAAACGTAGGGACCGTTCTGCGAAGTCCACGACAAATTTATTGGATAGAGAGGGTACTGATGGACTTCAGAAGGAAACTAATGTATCTGAAGATCAAGAATTTCAAGATAAATCGAACATTAGTGTTGACAAATTGCAAGATAGTGATGTTCAATTACAGAGACATTCTAGTTCCAGCATTCAATTGGATGAGAGCGGACTTGTTGAGGACGTTATTGAGCCTACAAGATTTCGAGTGGTAGACAGTGTTCCCTGCACAAGAGTGGACTCCCATTCCTTGGAAAAGAATGAGAACTTGAACATGCCTGTTGACAACGTCAAGAATCGTGTAGATAGGACTAATAGTTCCGTGCACGTGGGGAATGCAGACAAAAGTGACATTGTCTCTGAGAATTCAATGGTCGACTCAATTTCTGGCTCGGATATCTGTCCAGATGATGTTGTAGGGCTAATAGGTCAAAAACGCTTCTGGAAAGCCAGAAGAGCAATTATTAA TCAACAAAGAGTGTTTGATGTTCAAGTGTTCGAATTGCATAGACTTATCAAG GTCCAACGCTTAATTGCTGGATCACCTCatcttttatttgaagatgGGATTTTTCTGGACAATTCTCCTCCAAGTCGTCTTCCTACGAAGAAACTTAGCTCAGATTACGCCATCAAATCACACGTCGAGCTTAAGCACAACGATGACCCGAAGAAGCCAAAACACAATGTGGAATGTTCAGCAGAGAACGCTGTTGGGAAgacttctctttctcctgcACCGGTTGCACCGGTCGGTTGTCAGCCTTCAACGAACGGGCCTTACAAAGTAAATCGACAGCCAACGTCTGTTTCCTCTGATAATAAATTAAGCAGTTGGTACCAGCCATCTGCAGCACATCAGTGGCTGGTCCCGGTATTGTCTCCTTCTGAAGGACTCGTATATAAGCCTTACCCTGCGCCCGGATTCATGTATGGAGGATGTGCACCTTATGGTCCAATGACGCCAATCATGAATCCGTCCTACGGATTTCCAGCTTCTGCTCATCATGGAATCGGGGTGCTTCCTAGTACTCCCATGGTTGGTGGTACTTACTTCCACCCTTATGGCATGCCGGTGATGAATCCTGGTATGTCGGGTTTGCCCCTCGATCAAGTTAACTGGTACACGGGAGATCAGAATCAGTTATCGGGAGGTGTGGCTGCTTACTATATGCAGCATCAAACATCATATGATGTTTCAACACAGAGAGACAGAGatgaaaatcaagaaactGTTTCACTAACTGCAAAGTCTCAAGCACCAAAAAGCAATGAGCTACAAGCAAGTACTGCAAGTAGTCCTGCTGGAAAACTGCAAGGAAACAAAGCGAATCGAACCGCTGAAAGCCACGACGTGCTTCCACTTTTCCCTATAGCTCAGCCACTTACAGAGGAAGGTCCTCAACCTTCAGACTCCGACCAAATGAAACGGGTGATTCGAGTCGTGCCACACAATCGGAGATCGGCGAACGAATCAGCTGCTCGTATTTTCCAATCGATTCAAAATGAGAGAAAACAGTATGACTCAATTTAG